From Azospirillum brasilense:
AAACCGTTCCTTGATCCTGCCCAGCAACCCGTCGCGGACCTTGCGGTAGGCCTCCAGCATGGCCTCGCGGTTGCCGTCCACCAGGGTCGGGTCGAAGGTGTTCCAGAACTCCACGTCGCACGCCATGGTGCGGGTCATCTCGATGGCTCGGTGCTGCGCCTCCGGCGACAGTGACACGATCAGGTCGAAATTCGTGTCCTCCAGATCCTCGAAGCTGCGGCAGCGGTGGCGGGACAGGTCGATGCCCATCTCCTCCATCACCGCCACGGCGAAGGGATCGACCTCGTCCCCCTCGCGCACGCCGACCGAGTCGACATAGACGCGCGTGCCATGGAAATGCCGCATGATCGCCGCCGCCATCGGCGAG
This genomic window contains:
- a CDS encoding low molecular weight phosphatase family protein; translated protein: MAPVLQPLPVTSVLFACTYNMIRSPMAAAIMRHFHGTRVYVDSVGVREGDEVDPFAVAVMEEMGIDLSRHRCRSFEDLEDTNFDLIVSLSPEAQHRAIEMTRTMACDVEFWNTFDPTLVDGNREAMLEAYRKVRDGLLGRIKERFPLSRGPMV